One segment of uncultured Tolumonas sp. DNA contains the following:
- a CDS encoding YhcH/YjgK/YiaL family protein: MFIGNLQQLDDCLLHPLIATVLRDFVATNADVLALPKGKTDLTVPAQFAPAELPKDPLFMIVSMDTSQLVIERRAEFHDTYLDIQLLLSGEEWIGCGPHAITLDRSDNPHPDLYFMDEPATSYIGLQPGDFVVIAPGELHTPLCTLTEPGELRKIVFKVHKALLSPSV; encoded by the coding sequence ATGTTTATTGGTAATTTACAGCAATTGGATGACTGTCTGTTGCATCCGCTGATTGCGACAGTATTACGTGATTTTGTGGCGACGAATGCCGATGTACTGGCACTGCCGAAAGGCAAAACCGATCTGACGGTGCCGGCGCAGTTTGCCCCCGCAGAATTGCCGAAAGATCCGCTGTTTATGATCGTATCGATGGATACCTCGCAACTGGTGATCGAACGTCGCGCTGAGTTCCATGATACTTACCTCGACATTCAGTTGTTATTGTCGGGTGAAGAGTGGATTGGCTGTGGACCACATGCGATTACGTTGGATCGCAGTGATAATCCGCATCCTGATCTTTATTTTATGGATGAGCCAGCCACCAGCTATATTGGTTTGCAGCCAGGCGATTTTGTGGTGATTGCGCCGGGTGAGCTACATACTCCGTTATGCACCCTGACTGAACCGGGTGAGCTGCGTAAGATCGTGTTTAAGGTTCATAAAGCGTTGTTATCCCCATCGGTGTGA
- the treB gene encoding PTS trehalose transporter subunit IIBC: protein MSKSFSQDVTRLISLVGGKDNIATVSHCLTRLRFVLKNTAQADIKGIETIPSVKGCFTNAGQFQVVIGTEVDEFYKLLIAQTGVDGASKEAAKVAARQNMSVLERSISHLAEIFVPLLPAIITGGLILGFRNVIGDIKMFDGKSLTEISQFWATVHSFLWLIGEAIFHFLPVGVCWATVRKLGGSEILGIVLGITLVSPQLMNAYLIGQQAPEAWNFGLFAIQKVGYQAQVIPAILAGALLAYIETRLKQIVPAYLYLVVVPFVSLILAVILAHSLIGPFGRWIGDGVAFAAKSVMTGSFAPIGASLFGFLYAPLVITGVHHTTNAVDLQLVQSMGGTPIWPLIALSNIAQASAVMGIIFISRKANEREISVPAAISAYLGVTEPAMYGINLRYKFPMLCAMVGSALAGLVCGYSGVLANGIGVGGLPGILSIQPQFWGIYSIAMLIAIAVPMLLTIAVYKHKFRNQSPAEIAATEAV, encoded by the coding sequence ATGAGCAAATCATTCTCTCAGGACGTTACTCGTCTGATCAGTCTGGTCGGCGGCAAAGATAATATTGCCACCGTCAGCCACTGCCTGACCCGGCTGCGGTTTGTGCTGAAAAACACCGCACAGGCCGATATCAAAGGCATAGAAACGATTCCATCCGTCAAAGGTTGTTTTACCAATGCCGGTCAATTTCAGGTGGTCATAGGCACTGAAGTTGATGAGTTTTACAAACTATTAATCGCGCAAACCGGCGTCGATGGCGCCAGTAAAGAAGCGGCAAAAGTGGCGGCACGCCAGAACATGAGTGTGCTGGAACGCTCAATTTCCCACTTAGCTGAAATCTTTGTGCCGTTGTTACCGGCCATTATTACCGGTGGCTTGATCTTAGGTTTCCGTAATGTCATCGGCGACATCAAGATGTTCGATGGCAAGAGCCTGACCGAGATCAGCCAGTTTTGGGCCACCGTACACTCGTTCCTGTGGCTGATTGGTGAAGCTATTTTCCACTTCCTGCCAGTGGGTGTGTGCTGGGCCACGGTGCGCAAACTCGGTGGCAGCGAGATCCTGGGGATCGTGTTGGGTATTACGTTGGTCAGCCCGCAACTGATGAATGCCTATCTGATCGGCCAGCAAGCACCGGAAGCCTGGAACTTTGGTCTGTTCGCGATCCAGAAAGTCGGCTATCAAGCCCAGGTTATTCCTGCGATTTTAGCTGGTGCACTGCTGGCTTATATCGAAACTCGACTGAAACAGATCGTACCGGCTTACCTCTATCTGGTCGTTGTACCGTTTGTTTCACTGATCCTGGCAGTCATTCTGGCACACAGCCTGATTGGCCCATTCGGTCGCTGGATTGGCGATGGCGTGGCATTTGCAGCGAAATCCGTGATGACCGGTAGCTTCGCACCGATTGGCGCCTCGCTGTTTGGTTTCCTGTATGCACCATTGGTGATTACCGGCGTGCATCACACCACCAACGCTGTCGATCTGCAGTTAGTACAAAGCATGGGTGGCACCCCGATATGGCCTCTGATTGCCCTGTCTAACATCGCTCAGGCTTCAGCGGTAATGGGCATTATCTTCATCAGCCGTAAAGCTAACGAACGTGAGATTTCTGTTCCTGCGGCGATTTCTGCTTATCTCGGCGTCACCGAACCCGCGATGTATGGCATCAATCTACGTTACAAATTCCCCATGCTGTGCGCGATGGTTGGTTCTGCACTAGCCGGTCTCGTGTGTGGTTACAGCGGTGTGTTGGCGAACGGTATCGGTGTGGGTGGTCTACCCGGCATTCTGTCTATCCAACCTCAATTCTGGGGCATTTACTCCATCGCTATGTTGATCGCAATTGCAGTTCCTATGTTGCTAACCATCGCGGTGTACAAACACAAATTCCGTAACCAATCACCAGCTGAAATCGCGGCTACGGAAGCGGTTTAA
- a CDS encoding glutathione S-transferase family protein, with protein sequence MPAFQLIIGNKNYSSWSLRPWLLLRKLSVSFEETQVLLQTEDFKQQVMRFSPVGKVPVLLDGDLAIWDSLAIAEYLAEQFPQAWPRDPAARAFARSISAEMHSGFMGLRSQMPMNCRATGREIVGDDALARDIERIQAIWTECRLRYGGSGPWLFGEFTIADAMFAPVVFRFNTYGVDCQGFAAEYMQTVLHDADVQAWLHAAQQEQATIMSYEIGLTAQ encoded by the coding sequence ATGCCTGCGTTTCAACTGATTATTGGCAATAAAAATTATTCATCCTGGTCGCTGCGGCCGTGGTTATTGTTGCGTAAATTAAGCGTTAGCTTCGAAGAAACTCAGGTCTTACTGCAAACGGAAGACTTTAAACAGCAAGTCATGCGTTTTTCCCCGGTCGGCAAAGTGCCGGTGTTATTGGATGGCGATCTGGCGATCTGGGATTCGCTGGCGATTGCCGAATATCTGGCCGAGCAATTTCCACAGGCATGGCCGCGTGATCCGGCAGCACGAGCGTTTGCCCGCTCGATCAGTGCGGAAATGCACTCGGGTTTTATGGGCCTGCGTAGTCAGATGCCGATGAATTGCCGTGCGACCGGTCGTGAAATCGTTGGTGATGACGCGCTCGCGCGCGATATCGAGCGCATTCAGGCGATCTGGACGGAATGCCGCTTGCGCTATGGTGGGTCCGGGCCGTGGTTATTTGGTGAATTCACCATTGCCGATGCGATGTTTGCGCCAGTGGTGTTCCGTTTTAATACCTATGGCGTCGATTGTCAGGGTTTTGCGGCTGAGTATATGCAAACGGTGTTACATGATGCCGATGTGCAGGCTTGGTTACATGCCGCCCAGCAGGAACAAGCCACCATCATGAGTTATGAGATTGGGCTGACGGCGCAGTAA
- the cdd gene encoding cytidine deaminase: protein MPALTHEQQTQLMAAAKASIRHAYMPYSNYSVGAAVLTSDGQIFSGINIENAAYPAGTCAERVALGNAISQGHTQFKAIAVFSPKGEISPCGICRQFISEFGPDIQILFQWQGQLQQVAIKELLPFSFSKTHLNA from the coding sequence ATGCCTGCACTCACGCATGAACAACAAACCCAACTCATGGCCGCCGCCAAAGCCAGTATCCGCCATGCTTACATGCCCTATTCCAACTATTCCGTCGGGGCCGCTGTCTTAACCAGCGATGGTCAGATCTTCAGTGGTATTAATATTGAAAATGCCGCTTATCCGGCGGGCACTTGCGCTGAGCGCGTGGCGCTTGGTAATGCGATTAGTCAGGGCCATACCCAATTCAAAGCCATTGCCGTTTTTTCCCCCAAAGGTGAAATCAGCCCCTGTGGTATTTGCCGCCAATTTATCTCTGAATTTGGCCCCGATATTCAGATCTTGTTCCAATGGCAAGGCCAGTTACAGCAAGTCGCAATCAAAGAATTACTGCCCTTTTCATTTAGTAAAACGCACTTAAACGCCTGA
- the treC gene encoding alpha,alpha-phosphotrehalase, producing MSYSQHDWWRQAVVYQIYPKSFQDSGNKGTGDLQGIIQRLDYLQQLGVDALWLTPIYSSPQVDNGYDVADYYAIDPAFGSMADFEQLVSACKQRGLHIILDMVFNHTSTEHVWFKTALRDPHSRFHDFYIWRDPVDGKEPNNWQAKFGGNAWAFDDNSGQYYLHLFSEQQADLNWENPEVRAEIKKVLHFWADKGVDGFRLDVVNLISKQQDFCDDLTGDGRRFYTDGPRAHDYLQELSRDVFVPRHCMTVGEMSSTTLEHCQQYSQQDGRELSMVFNFHHLKVDYPNGEKWQLAAPDFIELKKIFAEWQNGLHQQGWSALFWCNHDQPRIVSRFGHEGEYREKSAKMLATVLHMLQGTPYIYQGEEIGMTNPHFTQIDDYCDVESLNVYLAHQAQGVATEVTLQTLAARSRDNSRTPMQWDTSTGAGFSQGTPWIPLSDNHAQINVTHSLADKASVFYHYQQLIQLRKQYPIIVEGNYQDLRPDHPTLWCYQRQHGEQKLLVVANLSATETAFELPEHWQHTDSRCLIHNETSLPQLCNRELKPYEVMVWLHS from the coding sequence ATGTCTTATTCTCAACATGACTGGTGGCGTCAGGCGGTGGTGTATCAGATCTACCCGAAAAGCTTTCAGGATTCCGGTAATAAAGGCACCGGCGACTTGCAAGGCATTATTCAGCGCCTCGATTATCTGCAACAACTGGGCGTCGATGCCTTATGGCTCACCCCGATCTACAGCTCTCCGCAGGTCGATAATGGGTATGACGTTGCCGATTATTATGCCATCGACCCGGCTTTCGGCAGCATGGCCGATTTTGAACAACTGGTAAGTGCCTGCAAACAGCGTGGCTTACACATCATTTTGGATATGGTGTTTAACCACACCTCGACCGAACACGTCTGGTTTAAAACAGCTCTGCGCGATCCGCACAGCCGTTTTCATGATTTCTACATCTGGCGCGATCCAGTCGATGGCAAAGAGCCAAATAACTGGCAAGCCAAATTTGGAGGTAATGCCTGGGCATTCGATGACAACAGTGGCCAATACTATCTACATTTGTTCAGTGAACAACAAGCTGATCTGAATTGGGAAAATCCCGAAGTTCGCGCCGAAATCAAAAAGGTACTGCATTTCTGGGCCGATAAAGGTGTCGATGGTTTCCGCCTCGATGTGGTTAATCTGATCTCCAAACAACAAGATTTTTGTGATGATCTGACCGGTGATGGTCGTCGCTTTTATACCGATGGCCCGCGTGCGCATGACTATCTGCAAGAATTATCCCGCGATGTATTCGTGCCACGCCACTGCATGACGGTTGGGGAAATGTCTTCCACCACACTAGAACATTGCCAGCAATATTCACAACAAGATGGCCGCGAGCTGTCGATGGTATTTAATTTCCATCACCTAAAAGTCGATTACCCGAATGGCGAAAAATGGCAGTTAGCAGCGCCCGATTTTATTGAATTGAAAAAAATCTTCGCCGAATGGCAAAACGGCTTACACCAACAAGGCTGGAGCGCGCTATTCTGGTGTAACCATGATCAGCCGCGCATCGTGTCGCGTTTTGGACATGAAGGCGAATATCGAGAAAAATCAGCCAAGATGCTGGCTACCGTCTTACATATGCTGCAAGGCACCCCGTATATTTATCAGGGGGAAGAGATCGGCATGACCAATCCGCATTTTACCCAAATTGATGACTACTGTGATGTAGAAAGCCTGAATGTGTATTTGGCTCATCAGGCACAAGGTGTAGCCACCGAAGTGACGTTGCAAACGCTGGCTGCGCGCTCGCGCGACAACAGCCGCACACCGATGCAATGGGACACATCAACGGGTGCAGGATTTAGCCAAGGCACACCATGGATCCCGCTCAGTGATAATCACGCCCAGATCAATGTGACCCATTCACTGGCAGATAAAGCTTCCGTGTTTTATCACTATCAACAACTGATCCAACTGCGGAAACAATACCCCATCATTGTCGAAGGTAACTATCAGGACCTGCGCCCCGATCACCCGACGCTCTGGTGTTATCAACGTCAGCATGGCGAACAAAAACTGCTCGTGGTCGCCAATTTAAGCGCAACAGAAACCGCGTTTGAATTACCGGAACATTGGCAACACACTGACAGCCGATGCCTGATCCACAATGAAACGTCCTTGCCTCAGCTATGTAATCGCGAACTAAAACCGTATGAAGTAATGGTCTGGCTGCACAGTTAA
- the treR gene encoding trehalose operon repressor TreR — MTKRLTILDIAKLSGVGKSTVSRVLNQDPNVNPQTRDRVEAVIREHGFEPSKSARAMRTNSARLVGIIVSRLDSASENRAVRGMLEILYARGYDAMLMESEFDPQKVDEHLALLARRGVDGVILFAFSALDLEQLRPWQNKLVLMARDWPKMASVCYDDQGAIERILQQLYADGSRHIDFIGVDPSDATTGALRLQAYQQFCAQQQLPCRYLTGSLDVQSGYDLTAKLLTPMTDAVVCATDTLALGAAKYLQEQQRHDVKLTGVGNNPLLHFLFPQVQSVDPGYKQAGRLAAEQLLLQLEQDAEPCAQIAPSHS, encoded by the coding sequence ATGACTAAACGCCTTACTATTCTTGATATCGCCAAACTGAGTGGCGTGGGTAAATCCACCGTGTCACGGGTGCTAAACCAAGACCCGAACGTTAATCCACAAACCCGCGATCGGGTGGAAGCCGTGATCCGGGAACATGGTTTCGAACCCAGTAAATCGGCTCGCGCCATGCGCACCAACAGTGCTCGGTTGGTTGGTATTATTGTGTCACGCCTCGACTCAGCCTCTGAAAATCGTGCCGTGCGTGGCATGCTCGAAATCCTCTATGCGCGTGGTTATGATGCCATGCTGATGGAAAGTGAATTCGATCCGCAGAAAGTCGATGAACATCTGGCACTCTTAGCCCGCCGCGGCGTCGATGGTGTGATCTTATTTGCGTTCAGTGCATTGGATCTGGAACAACTGCGCCCATGGCAAAACAAGTTGGTTCTCATGGCGCGCGATTGGCCGAAAATGGCCTCTGTTTGTTATGACGATCAAGGGGCAATCGAGCGGATCTTGCAACAGCTGTATGCCGATGGCAGCCGCCACATCGACTTTATCGGTGTTGACCCCAGCGATGCCACCACCGGTGCTTTGCGTTTGCAAGCCTACCAGCAATTTTGTGCCCAACAACAACTGCCTTGCCGTTACTTAACCGGTAGTTTAGATGTACAAAGCGGCTATGACCTGACCGCTAAACTGCTAACGCCCATGACCGATGCGGTGGTTTGTGCCACTGACACACTGGCGCTGGGTGCCGCGAAGTATCTGCAAGAACAACAACGTCACGATGTGAAACTCACCGGGGTGGGTAATAATCCGCTGCTGCATTTCCTGTTTCCACAGGTACAATCGGTCGATCCCGGCTATAAACAAGCCGGTCGCCTTGCCGCTGAACAGCTGTTATTGCAGTTGGAACAAGACGCCGAACCTTGTGCGCAAATAGCCCCATCACATAGCTAA